A window of the Dictyostelium discoideum AX4 chromosome 4 chromosome, whole genome shotgun sequence genome harbors these coding sequences:
- the erkB gene encoding ERK subfamily protein kinase, which yields MSSEDIDKHVLRKYEVLQKIGKGAYGIVWKAIDKKTKQTVALKKIFDAFQNATDAQRTFREIMFLQELHGHENIIKLLNVIKADNDRDIYLVFEHMETDLHAVIRAKILEEIHKQYTIYQLLKALKYMHSANVLHRDIKPSNLLLNSECLVKVADFGLARSITSLESIAEANPVLTEYVATRWYRAPEILLGSTKYTKGVDMWSIGCILGELLGEKAMFPGNSTMNQLDLIIEVTGRPSAEDIEAIKSPFAGTMLESLPPSNPRSLSDMYPSASVDALDLLKKLLQFNPDKRITAEEALAHPFVTQFHNPAEEPHFDRIIKISIDDGQKFPIAEYRNRLYNDIIKKKKEERKKQTNPTKPDTTAPTLST from the exons aTGTCATCTGAAGATATAGATAAACATGTTTTAAGAAAGTATGAAGTTTTACAAAAGATAGGTAAAGGAGCCTATGGTATTGTTTGGAAAGCAatagataaaaaaacaaaacaaacagTTGCActtaaaaagatttttgaCGCTTTCCAAAATGCCACTGATGCTCAAAGAACATTCAGAGAGATCATGTTCCTCCAAGAATTACATGGCcatgaaaatataattaaacttttaaatgTTATAAAAGCTGATAATGATAGAGATATTTATCTAGTTTTTGAACACATGg aaactGATTTGCATGCAGTGATCAGAGCAAAGATTTTAGAAGAAATTCATAAACAATATacaatttatcaattattaaaagcaTTAAAATATATGCACTCTGCTAATGTATTACATAGAGATATAAAA ccaagtaatttattattaaattcagaATGTTTAGTTAAAGTTGCTGATTTTGGATTGGCACGTTCAATTACATCATTGGAATCAATTGCAGAAGCAAATCCAGTGTTAACTGAATATGTTGCAACACGTTGGTATAGAGCTCCCGAAATTTTATTGGGATCAACCAAATATACAAAGGGAGTTGATATGTGGTCGATTGGATGTATTTTGGGTGAATTGTTGGGTGAAAAAGCAATGTTTCCAGGAAACTCAACCATGAATCAATTGGATTTGATCATTGAAGTCACTGGACGTCCATCAGCAGAAGATATCGAGGCTATTAAATCACCATTTGCTGGTACAATGTTAGAGTCATTACCACCATCAAATCCACGTTCACTCTCTGATATGTATCCATCCGCATCTGTAGATGCTTTAGATCTCTTGAAGAAACTACTACAATTTAATCCAGATAAAAGAATAACTGCAGAGGAGGCATTGGCTCATCCTTTTGTCACTCAATTCCATAATCCTGCTGAAGAACCACACTTTGATCGTATCATTAAAATCTCTATTGATGATGGTCAAAAATTCCCAATCGCTGAATATAGAAATAGATTATACAATGATAtcatcaaaaagaaaaaagaagaaagaaaaaaacaaacaaacccAACTAAACCAGATACAACTGCTCCAACTTTAtcaacataa